From Anopheles funestus chromosome 3RL, idAnoFuneDA-416_04, whole genome shotgun sequence, a single genomic window includes:
- the LOC125771519 gene encoding nuclear pore complex protein Nup75 — translation MASKEHASNIQVPNTLGQQLGLNIGWITDQQFACYAFGNGNRNRAPVQDLASIDINLMGADFIFEEPTIRSMITEGSRVFYRLQRLRYGVTETPAKPIDYVKLSQKYRTIVRKALQTMNHKVSELPDDDPSLEAYRNLISLFYSIECTWHLLEFLVIDSNSSGAIVSSLLEWIRFHFPEPERAATDMLQSGRELDKLEDYWPVVKGLILQGQTTIARALLRVHTSSETHCFQVAEQLLQSMPIYSVYSGLSVHRYKTQWQCWCDNVRTLITAGNFAAEPKLEEVLRLVSGERKAWSEQLRSSTCWYEYFPGYLLYTDSSCKYYQLGQYANDWIAQFLTNWRAAPDKASAGERQFKFLDKLVLSVMENNLVSVLQQVQMFPDNRWFAVHIVDLLYHAGLLEMSAGDDDDNASPTKQSRNDDVSDGKLVRESLLFDFGSLLMSRSTFWQIGMDYLEYSSTEGLGAREILLARVPFQTERQADRIIAVARQNNYPDVAAEVCKVMTKRNLAHKNYSSALDWATRSRNSSYVRDVANIFLEHYCNHGELLCEQQVSHLGSKVFISSRLVFLGAYYDFRKFYREQSYAKAADLLIRLMDSKIMPSYFWPCLMADAIPLLEFNEPIIPSKETYTILEHLELDLVPMLEQRRAKKKTTKQQDRMKMEDDQTDCVTAGEEHDQTALIPKFSSNLLNNCTEDLIKILRLACARNLSRALIIENTIST, via the exons ATGGCATCAAAAGAGCACGCTTCCAATATT CAAGTGCCCAACACGTTGGGACAGCAGCTGGGACTAAACATAGGCTGGATTACGGATCAGCAGTTCGCATGCTATGCATTCGGCAATGGGAACCGCAACCG CGCCCCGGTTCAAGATCTTGCATCCATTGATATCAATCTGATGGGGGCCGATTTCATCTTTGAGGAACCTACGATACGATCGATGATCACGGAAGGTAGTCGAGTGTTTTACCGATTGCAGCGGTTACGGTACGGTGTTACGGAAACTCCTGCCAAACCGATCGATTATGTGAAACTATCCCAGAAATATCGTACCATCGTGCGAAAGGCACTGCAGACGATGAATCACAAAGTCAGCGAACTGCCGGACGATGATCCATCCCTGGAGGCATATCGGAACCTAATAAGCTTGTTCTATTCGATCGAATGTACTTGGCATCTGCTGGAGTTTCTGGTTATCGATAGTAACTCTTCCGGTGCGATCGTTTCGTCGCTGCTCGAGTGGATACGGTTCCATTTTCCCGAACCAGAGCGTGCTGCGACCGATATGCTGCAGAGCGGGCGCGAGCTGGACAAGCTGGAAGACTATTGGCCCGTCGTGAAAGGATTGATACTGCAGGGTCAAACGACCATCGCCCGGGCACTGTTGCGTGTGCACACAAGCTCCGAAACGCACTGTTTCCAGGTAGCCGAACAGCTGCTCCAATCGATGCCGATTTACAGTGTGTACAGTGGGCTGTCGGTGCACCGATACAAAACGCAATGGCAGTGCTGGTGTGACAATGTGCGCACGCTCATTACGGCCGGTAATTTTGCGGCAGAACCGAAACTGGAGGAAGTGTTGCGGTTAGTAAGCGGCGAACGTAAAGCTTGGTCCGAACAGCTCCGATCGTCCACCTGTTGGTACGAATACTTTCCCGGCTACCTGCTCTATACCGATTCCAGCTGTAAGTACTATCAGCTGGGCCAGTACGCCAACGATTGGATTGCGCAGTTTCTAACAAACTGGAGAGCTGCACCGGACAAAGCATCGGCAGGTGAACGGCAGTTCAAGTTTCTGGACAAGCTCGTCCTCTCGGTAATGGAAAATAATCTTGTGAGCGTACTGCAGCAGGTACAAATGTTCCCGGACAACCGTTGGTTTGCGGTCCACATAGTCGATCTGCTGTACCATGCGGGGCTGTTGGAGATGAGTGCCGGCGATGACGATGATAACGCATCACCGACGAAACAGTCCCGGAATGATGATGTTTCGGATGGTAAACTCGTCCGTGAATCGTTACTGTTTGATTTTGGCTCGCTGCTAATGTCTCGCAGCACGTTCTGGCAAATCGGTATGGATTATCTGGAATATTCCTCAACCGAAGGGTTAGGAGCTCGGGAGATCTTACTAGCGCGCGTACCGTTCCAAACCGAGCGTCAAGCAGATCGAATAATTGCCGTTGCCCGGCAAAACAACTATCCCGACGTTGCAGCGGAGGTGTGCAAGGTCATGACCAAGCGCAACCTCGCACACAAGAACTACAGCAGTGCGCTCGATTGGGCGACACGGTCACGGAACAGCTCGTACGTCCGTGATGTGGCGAACATTTTCCTCGAACACTACTGCAACCATGGTGAGCTGCTGTGCGAACAGCAGGTGTCTCATCTGGGCTCAAAGGTATTCATCTCATCCAGACTGGTGTTTCTGGGGGCTTATTATGATTTTCGTAAGTTTTACCGCGAGCAGTCATACGCCAAAGCAGCCGATCTTCTTATACGTCTGATGGACTCGAAGATCATGCCATCGTA CTTTTGGCCATGCCTGATGGCTGACGCCATTCCACTTCTGGAGTTCAATGAACCGATCATTCCCTCGAAGGAAACGTACACCATTCTTGAGCACCTGGAGTTGGACCTTGTTCCAATGTTGGAACAACGccgagcgaagaaaaaaaccaccaaacagCAGGATCGTATGAAAATGGAGGATGATCAAACTGATTGTGTAACTGCCGGCGAAGAGCATGATCAAACAGCATTGATACCGAAGTTTTCTTCCAATTTGCTTAACAACTGTACGGAAgatttgattaaaatattgCGCCTGGCGTGCGCCCGTAATCTTTCACGTGCGCTCATAATTGAAAACACAATCAGCACGTAG
- the LOC125771520 gene encoding regulator of microtubule dynamics protein 1-like: protein MIVRNGGILIIQRYGRLLINALRITKEVVIGRSHPTFFKHRLQAAGCKQKLTVPVRPLLFVTSYSLFSSKEKKKETPTITKMAEEGVKSLSETIQHADQLFDENNFQEAYDLLQKYPAQDTYDIKWRLARVTFSLSKPQPSPRKEELVREAFRYAEEALKLNDADFASHKWYSILLDAKSSLDGIKERVTQLETVKKHMQRAVELNPNDPTSWYILGHFYYGLADLPWYQRKIVSTIFATPPTGTYEQALECFEKAESTQPSFYSMNHLMLAKTYQALKQAEKAKEFMTLAANVAVLNEDDKQCKEEATKLLKKM from the exons ATGATTGTACGAAACGGTGGCATCCTCATTATTCAACGGTACGGCCGATTACTAATCAACGCGCTACGTATCACAAAAGAAGTGGTGATCGGACGCAGCCATCCGACGTTCTTCAAACACAGACTGCAAGCTGCTGGTTGCAAACAAAAG CTAACAGTTCCGGTACGTCCACTCCTATTCGTGACCTCGTATTCGTTGTTTTCGtccaaggaaaaaaagaaagaaacacccACGATCACCAAAATGGCAGAAGAAGGTGTAAAATCGCTCAGCGAGACCATCCAGCACGCAGATCAGCTTTTCGACGAGAACAATTTCCAGGAAGCGTACGATCTTTTGCAAAAGTACCCG GCACAAGACACGTACGACATCAAGTGGCGGCTAGCCAGAGTGACTTTCTCACTTTCCAAGCCACAACCGAGCCCCCGGAAGGAGGAGCTGGTTCGCGAAGCTTTCCGCTATGCGGAGGAAGCTCTGAAGCTGAATGATGCGGATTTTGCGTCTCACAAATGGTACTCCATCTTGCTAGACGCGAAAAGCAGTCTCGATGGCATTAAGGAGCGCGTAACGCAGCTGGAAACGGTCAAAAAGCATATGCAGCGAGCAGTGGAGCTGAATCCGAACGATCCGACCAGCTGGTACATCTTGGGCCATTTCTACTACGGATTGGCCGATCTGCCCTGGTACCAACGGAAGATTGTGTCGACAATTTTTGCGACACCGCCAACCGGTACGTACGAGCAAGCGCTGGAATGCTTCGAGAAGGCCGAATCAACTCAACCCAGCTTTTACTCCATGAATCACCTGATGCTGGCCAAAACGTACCAGGCCCTAAAGCAGGCTGAAAAGGCAAAAGAATTCATGACGCTAGCGGCCAACGTGGCCGTACTGAACGAGGACGACAAACAGTGCAAGGAGGAGGCAACGAAATtgctgaagaaaatgtaa
- the LOC125771517 gene encoding serine-rich adhesin for platelets: protein MSAPEDTTATAQLAPDHHHQQNVVSPSAVSTSSTSVPAVTAAAAAGTGQAPAAASLASSPPTPTHAGSPTVTTLSAAAIAGSADTGTGTGAGASATLPANNGSNNNSHTGDSKEGVGAAAGNSSAPDGSSRSGGSGPLDATDAASSCDAEKVPSVPTTSPPRTEEGIVATSDSLAATESSGGTSTPVAGASPASIAASDAVGTKTLSTAAASGEGTSLVGSGNVIPTVTNGGGTNNTTVIPVSAGTTIPLRGRDVTDKHSLEYHCRVLEEELQLIKDSEAKIKQQYSESQRRERVLARRVTVQEQEMRDYSKQIAELKSAQAPGPAALRSALLDPAVNILFQKLKAELQATKAKLEETQNELSAWKFTPDSNTGKRLMAKCRLLYQENEELGKMTSNGRLAKLESELALQKSYNEEVKKSQLELDDFLQELDEDVEGMQGTIVFLQQELKQTKDSRDEMEKELIQLRAYIAVNLGPFSGSANNPTSGSTPTDERSSSMMLMMDAQDSNSNSNSHGHDAYHHPDGGGPDSIGGVGRVGDMGGGVTPIYLVNGGGGGGGVVGSDNIGAGSRLVNKSSSSGDDHDMMVYSNRTHCGGAVTNSNELRTTPQTGGGGLSLAAATATAAASAPSGSDAEPGNSSNSTSINSTNSGAAATVNGSSAAAIASDGDPLVNELNDPPLPSSVAGSDGSGRTSNSNTDSNSGGTVTDADNSVNSTNSSGNSAALKQQHHQHHHQQQQRTSNNVGRNGGRTTVAARKRNYNETEIDSAELLQNESAGSVVVSGAAYGSESVVVDGVLVKDVVGGVADSSACSSAGGVANGKLLNAADSSLLTEQQQQHQQDIETNSNKRMTRSGKGKAIATTAPAAASVLSTSTISSTSSSSSNTSSSSSSVTASNVLMTSAAKKLRRGSIAPDDEVDPLCDAPPSSQQHPQQQQQQQQQQQQQQQPQQQTISSANGSN, encoded by the exons ATGAGTGCCCCTGAAGACACCACTGCAACCGCACAACTTGCTCccgatcatcatcaccagcaaaATGTTGTGTCACCGTCAGCAGTCTCCACATCCTCCACGTCTGTACCGGcagtaacagcagcagcagcagcaggaaccGGCCAAGCACCGGCAGCAGCATCATTAGCATCGTCACCTCCAACACCAACGCATGCTGGATCGCCTACAGTTACCACGCTGAGTGCAGCAGCGATAGCAGGATCAGCAGACACGGGCACCGGAACCGGTGCTGGTGCGTCTGCCACACTTCCCGCCAACAACGGAAGCAATAACAACAGCCACACCGGTGACAGCAAAGAAGGTGTTGGGGCTGCTGCCGGCAACAGTAGTGCGCCGGACGGTAGTAGCAGAAGCGGAGGTAGTGGTCCTCTCGATGCTACCGATGCTGCGAGTAGTTGCGATGCTGAAAAGGTACCATCGGTACCCACTACTAGCCCACCGCGGACGGAGGAAGGAATTGTTGCCACGTCCGATAGTTTGGCTGCAACAGAATCATCCGGTGGCACCTCAACGCCCGTTGCAGGAGCATCTCCTGCATCGATCGCAGCAAGTGATGCTGTTGGTACGAAAACGTTGTCCACTGCGGCGGCAAGTGGTGAAGGTACGTCGCTAGTTGGTAGCGGCAATGTTATCCCAACGGTTACGAACGGAGGCGGTACGAATAATACAACCGTAATACCTGTATCAGCAGGTACCACGATTCCGCTACGTGGGCGCGATGTAACCGACAAACACTCATTGGAATATCACTGCCGGGTGCTGGAAG AGGAACTACAGTTGATAAAGGATTCCGAAGCAAAGATCAAACAACAGTATAGTGAGTCTCAGCGCCGGGAGCGGGTCCTTGCACGTCGTGTTACGGTGCAGGAGCAGGAAATGCGCGACTATTCG AAACAAATTGCGGAACTGAAATCTGCCCAAGCGCCCGGTCCGGCTGCACTGCGATCGGCTTTGCTAGATCCCGCGGTGAATATACTCTTTCAGAAGCTTAAAGCGGAACTGCAGGCGACCAAGGCAAAGCTAGAGGAAACACAAAACGAGCTGTCGGCATGGAAGTTTACGCCCGATTCAAACACCGGCAAGCGTTTGATGGCGAAATGTCGCTTACTGTACCAGGAAAATGAAGAGCTTGGCAAGATGACGTCCAACGGTCGGTTGGCAAAGCTGGAGAGTGAGCTTGCGCTGCAGAAGAGTTACAATGAGGAGGTGAAAAAATCACAACTAG AGTTGGATGATTTTCTGCAAGAGCTGGATGAAGATGTCGAAGGTATGCAGGGTACGATCGTGTTTCTTCAGCAGGAACTAAAGCAGACGAAAGATTCGCGGGACGAAATGGAAAAGGAGCTCATACAGTTACGCGCCTACATAGCGGTCAATTTGGGTCCTTTCTCCGGTAGCGCAAACAACCCAACTAGTGGCAGCACACCGACGGACGAGCGCAGCTCatcgatgatgctgatgatggatGCGCAGGATAGCAATAGTAACAGCAACAGCCACGGTCACGATGCCTACCACCATCCGGACGGTGGCGGTCCGGACAGTATCGGCGGTGTAGGCAGGGTGGGTGATATGGGCGGTGGTGTTACCCCGATCTATCTAGtgaacggtggtggtggtggtggtggggttGTTGGTAGCGACAACATTGGCGCCGGAAGCAGACTGGTGAATAAAAGTTCAAGTAGTGGTGATGATCACGATATGATGGTGTACAGCAATCGGACGCACTGTGGTGGCGCAGTTACGAATAGCAATGAGTTACGAACTACACCGCaaaccggtggtggtggattgtcactagcagcagcaacagcaacagcagcagcatcagcaccgTCTGGTTCTGATGCCGAACCTGGCAACAGtagcaacagcaccagcatCAACAGTACGAACAGTGGTGCTGCTGCAACAGTGAACGGTAGTTCCGCTGCAGCGATCGCGTCAGATGGTGATCCGTTAGTTAATGAACTGAATGATCCACCGTTGCCTAGTAGTGTTGCTGGTAGTGATGGCAGCGGTAGAACTAGTAACAGTAATACCGATAGCAATAGTGGTGGCACCGTGACCGATGCCGACAACAGTGTGAATAGTACGAACAGCAGTGGCAACAGTGCCGCTCTGAAACAGCAACAccaccagcatcatcatcagcagcagcagcgaacAAGTAATAATGTCGGTCGAAATGGTGGACGAACAACAGTGGCCGCTAGGAAGCGGAATTACAATGAAACCGAGATCGATTCGGCCGAGCTGCTGCAAAACGAAAGCGCCGGTAGTGTTGTTGTCAGTGGTGCCGCTTACGGAAGTGAAAGTGTTGTTGTTGACGGTGTGCTAGTGAAGGAcgttgttggtggtgttgcGGATAGTAGTGCTTGTAGTAGTGCCGGTGGTGTTGCAAATGGTAAGCTGCTGAACGCTGCCGACAGTTCACTATTgaccgagcagcagcagcagcatcagcaggaCATCGAaacgaacagcaacaaacgcaTGACACGATCGGGTAAGGGTAAAGCGATCGCAACCACTGCACCGGCAGCTGCGTCCGTTTTGTCCACTTCCACCATCTCCTCcacctcttcctcctcctccaacacctcctcatcatcatcatccgtcaCTGCTTCGAACGTGCTAATGACGAGTGCGGCAAAAAAGCTCCGAAGAGGTTCCATCGCACCGGATGACGAAGTGGATCCGTTGTGTGATGCACCACCTTCGTCACAGCAAcatccacagcagcagcagcagcagcagcaacagcagcaacagcagcagcagccacagcAACAAACGATATCGTCCGCCAACGGTTCGAACTAG
- the LOC125771518 gene encoding uncharacterized protein LOC125771518 translates to MLTDPVSVSTMVSNHLFYVSRADIFSVYPEILRELLVLEELLFRTKAITAFGHTIAASDRVPLQLPSEFEWQLKQYFRLLEQQKKINAATEKGIQLKSSLEKVDHTYWEVKAKSIDEVVSPMTSPASGDSSAASFRRRRRLCILDNPIDFCDIAAYNQWRLEDIVRAGKLLHKPPLPVQFDDEYEMRKVYSMIYDVYRFKLVLQQALKNIGFYESYPLLAHETTRVWLLLYDMYLRKFVKREPDTVPHKDQLFHEAHLLEIERCLELNSVKIAAALTRIRIQNSAYNMQCLLPLHLQDNKVAVVVSNPILTGWINTFRIRTKHEANEILKQLGFELIEPPAPASFQSLLNLFSPREKTGYVPLTINRYKWDRLCPQVLFIYPEDRSKFVQSSIFLDHQFIIQDRSFTVGPTVFSNLLDYFEVQGDVLQTHIASPRSTAYLATLLANCNRVRNFVAFGCGNKLGEYRQYMAELGVTNVKLFAEPFSDVPHGSPIVDKVVGILANPPSSYSAVSDPIDLICSRGGDLSMLEMLSESEMTDDSRRRVSKLLEKQRETLKLAMSRPQVQFILYQTHSIVETENDTMVQRAVEYTNQKAFEVHYKAMKERELAAIAEAAGNTLVNRLLGRQEAAARAKAVDVSDGERDGADGGADGTSTRKNSEEEVNVPPTDQFEVVELPDFCPQQDGCLDFKECGVFLSLVKRKEVIRLDSKYLIKIAELRGIFGDANNEPRFNVKVAKRTDRKSEEQEALDLQNRKKRLKRRGSNMDSLITRLNTPTQASLKRAHHHRMSSVEHKFMFFDAYREWCPKYANRSENNLSVMSDDRSSTVSIVRARIWWKTTIHYVMQKLRLARLDGPEDGSIEFPPLLLRRYPIGCRHGEEGTKRFRWSHQNRIPYPLPVRILEFRQYNSENSLLHKPTEPDKECPTRTVRLSRQNALTTNCAAPRVRLRSSQSC, encoded by the exons CCAGCTGAAAAGCTCCCTGGAGAAGGTCGACCACACCTACTGGGAGGTGAAGGCCAAATCCATCGATGAGGTCGTATCGCCGATGACTTCGCCCGCGAGTGGTGATTCTTCAGCCGCATCCTTTCGCCGACGACGACGCCTCTGCATACTGGACAATCCGATCGACTTCTGTGACATCGCGGCATACAACCAGTGGCGCCTGGAGGACATCGTACGGGCTGGCAAGTTGCTGCACAAACCACCATTACCGGTGCAGTTTGACGATGAGTACGAGATGCGTAAAGTGTACTCCATGATTTACGACGTTTACCGGT tCAAGCTAGTTCTTCAACAGGCATTGAAAAACATTGGTTTCTACGAAAGCTATCCGTTG CTAGCCCACGAAACTACCCGCGTTTGGTTGCTGCTTTACGATATGTATTTGCGGAAGTTTGTGAAGCGCGAACCGGACACGGTGCCGCATAAAGATCAGCTGTTCCACGAGGCACATCTATTGG AAATTGAACGATGTCTCGAGCTGAATAGTGTGAAAATTGCGGCAGCTCTCACGCGCATCCGGATCCAGAACAGCGCCTATAATATGCAGTGCTTGCTACCGCTACATCTGCAGGACAATAAGGTAGCCGTCGTCGTGTCAAACCCCATCCTAACTGGCTGGATCAATACGTTTCGCATTCGTACGAAGCACGAAGCAAACGAAATTCTAAAACAACTTGGGTTCGAACTTATTGAACCGCCCGCACCGGCCAGCTTTCAAAGTTTGCTTAATCTCTTCAGTCCACGGGAAAAGACGGGATATGTGCCGCTCACGATAAATCGCTACAAATGGGATCGGCTGTGTCCGCAAGTTCTTTTCATCTATCCGGAGGATCGTTCCAAATTTGTGcaatcatccatttttctcGACCATCAGTTCATCATCCAGGATCGTTCGTTTACCGTCGGTCCAACGGTTTTCTCCAACCTGCTCGACTACTTCGAGGTGCAGGGCGATGTACTACAGACCCATATCGCTTCACCCCGGTCTACCGCGTATCTGGCCACGCTGTTGGCAAACTGCAACCGAGTGCGCAACTTTGTCGCCTTCGGGTGTGGTAACAAATTGGGCGAGTATCGGCAATATATGGCCGAGCTGGGCGTGACCAATGTCAAGCTGTTCGCGGAACCATTCTCCGACGTTCCGCACGGTTCGCCGATAGTCGATAAGGTGGTGGGAATCTTGGCAAACCCGCCCAGCTCCTACAGTGCCGTGAGTGATCCGATTGATCTGATCTGCAGCCGGGGCGGTGATCTTTCTATGCTGGAAATGTTGTCCGAGTCGGAAATGACGGACGACAGTCGGCGAAGGGTGTCGAAGCTGCTCGAAAAGCAGCGGGAAACGCTCAAGTTGGCGATGTCCCGGCCTCAGGTTCAGTTCATACTCTACCAAACGCACTCGATCGTTGAGACGGAGAACGACACAATGGTACAGAGAGCGGTCGAATATACCAACCAAAAAGCGTTCGAGGTGCATTACAAGGCAATGAAGGAACGAGAATTGGCCGCAATTGCCGAAGCGGCAGGTAATACGTTGGTGAACCGACTGCTCGGTAGACAGGAGGCGGCTGCTCGGGCCAAAGCCGTAGACGTGTCCGACGGCGAACGGGACGGAGCTGACGGTGGCGCCGATGGGACGAGCACACGAAAAAACTCCGAAGAAGAGGTAAACGTGCCACCGACGGATCAGTTCGAGGTGGTAGAGCTGCCCGACTTTTGTCCCCAACAGGACGGTTGCTTGGATTTCAAGGAATGTGGAGTGTTTCTTTCGCTCGTCAAGCGCAAAGAAGTGATACGATTGGATTCAAAGTATCTCATCAAGATTGCGGAACTGCGCGGTATTTTCGGTGACGCAAACAATGAGCCACGGTTCAACGTAAAGGTTGCGAAGCGTACGGATCGAAAGTCGGAGGAACAGGAAGCGCTCGATCTGCAGAATCGCAAGAAGCGTTTGAAGCGGCGTGGTAGCAATATGGATTCGTTAATCACACGCCTCAACACACCGACCCAGGCATCCCTGAAACGTGCGCACCATCATCGGATGTCCTCGGTGGAACataagtttatgtttttcgaTGCTTACCGGGAATGGTGTCCAAAGTATGCGAACCGGAGTGAAAATAATTTGAGTGTAATGTCCGACGACCGCTCATCGACGGTCTCGATTGTTCGTGCACGCATCTGGTGGAAGACGACTATTCACTATGTGATGCAAAAACTTCGTCTCGCCCGATTAGATGGCCCGGAAGATGGGAGTATCGAGTTTCCGCCGCTGCTATTGCGTCGCTATCCAATCGGATGTCGGCATGGGGAAGAGGGAACGAAACGATTTCGTTGGAGTCATCAGAATCGTATACCTTACCCACTGCCCGTACGAATACTCGAGTTCCGGCAGTACAACTCCGAAAATAG CTTGTTACACAAACCTACAGAACCGGATAAGGAATGTCCAACAAGGACGGTGAGATTAAGTCGACAGAACGCACTCACTACAAACTGTGCCGCTCCACGTGTTCGTTTGAGATCGTCCCAATCTTGCTAA
- the LOC125769368 gene encoding MRG/MORF4L-binding protein: MSSILREKQEMEHLEWTPEEEIQLFLAMEGVRPVGINRHFFMACIVERLSKALQREIASDTIWSHLRTLYNLKTLDELEPVPFANDECDFCLPESDFSAAFAKRRLEDSERGAAVTLAAEHESKKIETKSETTGTKTCASRTPTPSSRQDSKDVEKEEKDFKERGEIGTTKIKLKSYDNIGTHDNGPKRSQKRTRGSMSTEPGVSNASSPANTPPNGPNTKRRRI, from the exons ATGTCGTCGATTTTGCGCGAAAAACAGGAAATGGAACATCTGGAGTGGACGCCAGAAGAGGAGATACAACTTTTTCTTGCTATGGAAGGCGTCCGGCCGGTCGGTATCAACAGACATTTCTTCATGGCTTGCATCGTGGAACGATTGTCGAAAGCGCTGCAGCGAGAAATCGCTAGCGACACAATCTGGTCGCACCTTCGCACGCTGTACAATTTAAAAACGCTGGACGAGCTGGAACCGGTACCTTTTGCTAATGACGAATGTGACTTCTGTCTGCCGGAATCAGATTTTAGTGCTGCTTTTGCGAAACGACGACTAGAAGACTCGGAACGTGGTGCTGCTGTTACGCTAGCTGCGGAGCACGAATCGAAAAAGATAGAAACTAAATCAGAAACTACCGGTACGAAAACGTGTG CTTCCAGAACACCAACGCCGTCTTCGCGGCAAGATAGTAAAGATGtggaaaaggaagagaaagacTTTAAGGAACGTGGTGAAATAGGAACCACAAAAATTAAGCTCAAAAGCTATGATAACATCGGAACACATGATAATGGTCCGAAACGGTCACAGAAACGGACCCGCGGTTCGATGTCCACCGAGCCCGGTGTTTCTAATGCATCCAGTCCAGCAAACACACCGCCAAATGGACCAAATACGAAACGTCGGCGAATTTAA